Sequence from the Longimicrobium sp. genome:
GTGCGCGCGCGTGGCGTGATCGGGGCGCCGGACCGGATCCCGTGATGACCCGGCCGGGCCGACCGTAGCCCGCGCGGAAGGGGCCGCGGCATGTAGCGCCGCCGCCCTGCGGCATCAATGGAGTCCACGCCCGGCCCCGCGGGTTCAGGCCGGGAGCATCATGATCCCGCGTTCCAGCCCACTCACCCTCCCACGGGAAAAGGACCGCATGGAGACCCGCTCCACATCTCCCGCGCCCGCCGCGGCACGCCGGCCGCGGCGGGGATTCGCGCGCGCGCTGCCGTTCGTGGCCACCGCCGCGGCGGCCGCGCTGCTGGCGGCGGCGAAGAACGGCAGCGCCGGCGCCGCCCCGCCGCCGCACGCGGCCGTGACCGACACGGTTCCCACCGCCATCACCTGGCGCGAGCCCGACTCGGTGAAGAGCGTGAACGGGCTGCTCGACGTGACCCTGGCCGTGGTGCAGGCCAACGTGCGCGTGCCGCTGGACTCGACGAAGACGCAGTCGCTGAAGGCGTACCGCCTCCTCGTCGCCAACGGCGTGCGGGTGAACCGGCCGCCCAGCTACCCCGGCCCCACCTTCATCGTCCAGCCGGGCGACCGGGTGCGCATCAACCTGATCGACAGCCTGGGGACGTCGGACAACACGGTGTGCCAGCGCTACAACGCGTCGGCCGCCGGGAACGACACCTTCCCCGAGTGCTTCCACGGGCCCACGTACACGAACCTGCACTTCCACGGCTTCCACGTGACGCCGCAGGACTCGGGCGACAACGTGCTGCTGCAGATCGCGCCGGGGAAGTCGTTCCAGTACTCGTTCGTGATCCCCATGAACCAGTCGGCGGGAACGCACTGGTACCACCCGCACAAGCACGGCTCGGTGGCGCTGCAGGTGAGCAACGCCATGTCGGGCGCGTTCATCGTGCGCGACACCACCACCGGGCTGGACTCGCTCGACAAGGCGATGGGGATCCGCGAGGTGCTGGCCGCGGTGCAGCAGGTGGACTCGAGCATGAACCTGGTCGACAAGGGGCTCGCGGCGTCGAACACGGTCAACGGGCTCAGCTCGGCGCAGTTCCCCCTCCGCCCGGGCGAGGTGATCCGGCTGCGGCTGGTGAACGAGAACGTGGCCAACTCGGCCAACTTCCGCATCTTCTTCAGCTCGACCACGGGCCCGCTTCCCCAGGCGTACGACATCGCGCGCGACGGGGTGCAGTACGACAACGCCAACTACGACCTGGGCTCGCCCGACACCACCCTGTACATCTACCCGG
This genomic interval carries:
- a CDS encoding multicopper oxidase family protein: METRSTSPAPAAARRPRRGFARALPFVATAAAAALLAAAKNGSAGAAPPPHAAVTDTVPTAITWREPDSVKSVNGLLDVTLAVVQANVRVPLDSTKTQSLKAYRLLVANGVRVNRPPSYPGPTFIVQPGDRVRINLIDSLGTSDNTVCQRYNASAAGNDTFPECFHGPTYTNLHFHGFHVTPQDSGDNVLLQIAPGKSFQYSFVIPMNQSAGTHWYHPHKHGSVALQVSNAMSGAFIVRDTTTGLDSLDKAMGIREVLAAVQQVDSSMNLVDKGLAASNTVNGLSSAQFPLRPGEVIRLRLVNENVANSANFRIFFSSTTGPLPQAYDIARDGVQYDNANYDLGSPDTTLYIYPGNRLDLYVKAPNVSSGTFEIDAQSVSTERNSRKVRQAGIRRILQRPGRLLGFRMVRAAPGETYATQLPQALPPLPGFLANIGVTKDTAVVVFNDTGFANRFTSPTNPTQNPTQFYLGTFQNPYMQFNDTLVYIPRTLSGRRVPMVLGDSQTWFIMNRGVSKNHPFHIHINPFQIIHVNYGPGDSFASYYAFLNAAADSGHPVWSDVFPLPLPYVPSGQTDSVPGSVYIKQRYDDFDGCPNCGPAWGDFVMHCHILGHEERGMMQLIGIFPSLAEATTYMNAHPVPVLRGLAPPPSRQRARPRSGPGSGTGGGGGHGAGTGGGGGGGGHHH